From the genome of Deinococcus sp. AJ005, one region includes:
- the hflX gene encoding GTPase HflX: MDKVLGNVSGLRPAQLKSLGNLYRRRVEPGRVGSPELARTLAELAHEIRREVSVLIDRRGRILSVSVADAKAAELPSIRAGENRLAGYHLLHAHPKGGPLSKGDLSALFLSRLDAVSAIDAKNEGQPGPVYTAHLTPPGTVGEEEDWRILPPVPIFQIDDFDLGAQVSALEEEIARAARTRESKKDHERALLVQVDQGEFDAEERLDELVELARTAGAEVVYKELIFRRNLKAGTLVGAGKLEELTSKAYHLDADLLIFGQELGAAQAREIEAATGLKVIDRTQLILDIFALHAQGMESRLQVELAQLRYMKPRLLGAGAKLSRIGGGGGSAGAGAIGTRGPGETKLELDRRRINDRLSFLEKQLEGGSLRREERRKSRERNDIPVVSIVGYTNAGKSTLLNSFTHATDAPRRVLAANKLFATLRPTSRQGFIEGIGPVIFTDTVGFIRDLPKDLTRAFRATLEEIGDADVLLHVVDAASPGADTRLSSVNRILEDLGFLEMPTVVALNKADAAEPDLLARAIDRMDGVPVSALKNTGIPELKEALADAIGQVQRQEMAQREEAKEVAAQYR; this comes from the coding sequence ATAGATAAAGTTCTTGGAAATGTTTCTGGCCTGCGCCCCGCACAACTGAAATCACTGGGCAACCTGTACCGCCGCCGCGTGGAACCGGGCCGCGTGGGTTCCCCTGAACTGGCCCGCACGCTGGCCGAACTGGCCCACGAGATTCGCCGCGAGGTCAGCGTGCTGATTGACCGCCGTGGACGCATCTTGAGCGTGTCCGTGGCCGACGCCAAAGCTGCCGAACTTCCCTCCATCCGTGCGGGTGAGAACCGGCTGGCGGGCTACCACTTGCTGCACGCACACCCGAAAGGTGGACCTCTGAGCAAGGGAGACCTCTCTGCGCTGTTCCTGAGCCGACTGGACGCAGTTTCGGCCATTGACGCAAAGAACGAGGGTCAACCCGGCCCCGTGTACACCGCGCACCTGACCCCCCCTGGCACGGTGGGCGAGGAAGAGGACTGGCGCATCCTGCCGCCCGTACCGATTTTCCAGATTGATGATTTTGACCTGGGCGCACAGGTCTCGGCGCTGGAGGAAGAAATTGCCCGTGCCGCGCGCACCCGCGAGTCCAAGAAAGACCATGAACGGGCGCTGCTGGTGCAGGTGGATCAGGGCGAATTTGACGCCGAGGAGCGGCTGGACGAACTGGTAGAACTGGCCCGCACCGCCGGGGCTGAGGTGGTCTACAAGGAACTGATCTTCCGCCGCAACCTCAAGGCCGGAACGCTGGTGGGCGCGGGCAAGCTGGAGGAACTGACCAGCAAGGCTTATCACCTGGACGCCGATCTGCTGATCTTCGGGCAGGAGCTGGGCGCGGCGCAAGCCCGCGAGATTGAGGCGGCGACAGGCCTCAAGGTCATTGACCGCACGCAACTGATTCTGGACATCTTCGCGCTGCACGCGCAGGGCATGGAATCGCGCCTTCAGGTAGAGCTGGCACAACTGCGCTACATGAAGCCCCGGCTGCTGGGCGCAGGTGCCAAACTCTCGCGCATCGGCGGGGGCGGGGGCAGCGCGGGGGCGGGCGCGATTGGCACGCGTGGCCCCGGTGAAACCAAGCTGGAGCTGGACCGCCGCCGCATCAATGACCGCCTCAGCTTTCTGGAAAAGCAACTGGAGGGCGGCTCGCTGCGCCGCGAGGAACGGCGCAAGAGCCGGGAGCGCAACGATATTCCGGTGGTGTCCATCGTGGGCTACACCAACGCGGGCAAGAGTACGCTGCTAAACTCCTTCACGCACGCCACGGATGCCCCCAGGCGCGTGCTGGCCGCCAACAAGCTGTTTGCCACGCTGCGGCCCACCAGCCGTCAGGGCTTTATTGAAGGCATCGGCCCGGTGATCTTCACCGACACCGTGGGCTTTATCCGCGATCTGCCCAAGGACCTGACCCGCGCCTTCCGGGCAACGCTGGAAGAAATCGGGGACGCCGACGTGCTGCTGCATGTGGTGGATGCCGCCAGCCCCGGCGCAGACACCCGCCTGAGTTCTGTCAACCGCATTCTGGAAGACCTAGGCTTCCTGGAGATGCCCACGGTGGTGGCGCTGAACAAGGCCGACGCCGCCGAGCCGGACCTCCTGGCGCGTGCGATAGACCGCATGGACGGCGTCCCGGTCAGTGCGCTGAAAAATACCGGCATTCCTGAACTCAAGGAAGCACTGGCCGACGCGATTGGGCAGGTGCAGCGCCAGGAAATGGCCCAGCGCGAAGAGGCGAAGGAAGTGGCTGCTCAGTACCGTTAG
- a CDS encoding endonuclease/exonuclease/phosphatase family protein yields the protein MFRSRLAWFYLLLVVLIWGLGEFVGERTLPTLLLAYAPAVLWLLPAPFVLPWTALRKRGFAVTLVGALLAAWGAGFLHWTPQQNGELRVLDYNVNSGYKSTPQRMAAVLKNADADIIMLQESNFQPPGYREALADALPGYTVRSAVEVMTLTRLPVLSSETVDLPGNQREVLLTRLQWRGQPLSVVNAHLGTVQVMDALAGDMVYLQVARDRRTSQAQVLEQMASRTSGRLVLGGDLNTPPRGLIYRQLKQAVGPDAFAQAGRGPGWTFPALRVRIDHQMARGLTPTRATVLPAEESDHLPLVVEYREGDTK from the coding sequence ATGTTCCGTTCGCGCCTCGCCTGGTTTTATCTCCTGCTCGTCGTATTGATCTGGGGGCTGGGCGAGTTCGTCGGGGAAAGGACGCTGCCCACGCTGCTGCTGGCCTACGCGCCCGCCGTGCTGTGGCTGCTGCCTGCGCCATTCGTGCTGCCGTGGACAGCGCTGAGGAAGCGCGGTTTCGCGGTGACGCTGGTTGGGGCGCTGCTGGCCGCGTGGGGCGCAGGCTTTCTGCACTGGACGCCCCAACAGAATGGAGAACTGCGGGTGCTGGACTACAACGTCAACAGCGGCTATAAATCCACCCCCCAGCGCATGGCCGCCGTCCTGAAAAATGCCGACGCCGACATCATCATGTTGCAGGAATCCAACTTCCAACCTCCTGGATACCGGGAAGCGCTAGCTGACGCGTTGCCCGGCTACACAGTGCGCTCTGCGGTGGAGGTCATGACCCTGACGCGCCTGCCCGTCCTCTCGTCGGAGACGGTGGACCTGCCCGGAAACCAGCGTGAAGTGCTGCTGACGCGCTTGCAATGGCGCGGGCAGCCGCTGAGCGTGGTGAACGCCCACCTGGGAACAGTGCAGGTGATGGACGCACTGGCCGGGGACATGGTGTACCTGCAAGTTGCCCGTGACCGCCGCACATCACAGGCGCAGGTGCTTGAGCAGATGGCTTCCAGAACCTCTGGCCGTCTGGTGCTGGGCGGCGATCTGAACACCCCACCGCGCGGATTGATCTACCGTCAGTTGAAACAGGCAGTCGGCCCGGACGCTTTTGCCCAGGCCGGACGCGGTCCTGGCTGGACCTTCCCTGCCCTGCGCGTGCGAATTGACCACCAGATGGCGCGTGGATTGACCCCAACACGCGCCACAGTGCTACCAGCAGAGGAAAGCGATCATTTGCCGCTAGTGGTGGAGTACCGGGAGGGAGACACGAAATAA
- a CDS encoding sorbosone dehydrogenase family protein gives MSKPNSRFLLAWSVAALLASAQAAPAVTFQPFVSGLKQVTALTHAGDGSGRLYAAQQDGRVRLIENGKVRDSLFLDLQKLTRAGGERGLIGLAFDPEYKTNRRLYVHYSDLNGDTLLARYTATPDFSRAEAGSAKTLFTAKQPYSNHNGGQIAFGPDGFLYMGLGDGGSGGDPQNNAQNLGSPLGKLLRFDVSGDVAKPAAGNPFAGRAGANPNIWAYGLRNPWRFSFDRDGGGLVIADVGQNSFEEVDFQPASSKGGENYGWRVREGQVCYEKGCADKGFVGPVLVYGRTEGQSITGGYVYRGRAIPTLKGQYVFADFATGTVWAAPTGGKSWDKAALGKVSNPSTFGEDEAGEVYVAEYGSGRILKLAGK, from the coding sequence ATGTCGAAACCCAACTCCCGTTTTCTGCTGGCCTGGAGCGTCGCGGCGCTGCTGGCCTCCGCGCAGGCCGCGCCCGCCGTCACTTTCCAGCCGTTCGTGAGTGGTCTGAAACAGGTAACCGCCCTGACGCACGCTGGGGATGGCTCAGGCCGCCTGTACGCCGCGCAGCAGGACGGACGCGTGCGCCTGATAGAGAACGGCAAGGTCCGGGACAGCCTCTTTCTGGACCTTCAGAAGCTGACGCGGGCGGGCGGGGAGCGCGGCCTGATCGGGCTGGCCTTTGACCCCGAATACAAGACCAACCGCCGCCTGTACGTGCATTACAGCGATTTGAATGGCGACACCTTGCTGGCCCGTTACACCGCCACCCCTGATTTCAGCCGCGCTGAGGCAGGCAGCGCCAAAACCCTGTTCACCGCCAAGCAGCCCTACAGCAACCACAACGGCGGGCAGATCGCCTTTGGTCCCGACGGCTTTCTGTATATGGGCCTGGGCGACGGCGGCAGCGGCGGCGATCCACAGAACAACGCGCAGAATCTGGGCAGTCCGCTGGGCAAGCTGCTGCGTTTTGACGTGTCGGGTGACGTTGCCAAACCCGCCGCTGGAAACCCGTTCGCGGGCCGTGCGGGAGCCAATCCCAACATCTGGGCGTATGGCCTCCGTAACCCCTGGCGCTTCAGCTTTGACCGGGACGGCGGCGGTCTGGTGATTGCGGACGTGGGCCAGAACAGCTTCGAGGAAGTGGACTTTCAGCCTGCCAGCAGCAAGGGTGGCGAGAACTACGGCTGGCGCGTGCGTGAGGGGCAGGTGTGCTACGAGAAAGGTTGCGCTGATAAGGGCTTCGTGGGTCCGGTGCTTGTCTACGGGCGCACTGAGGGCCAGAGCATCACGGGCGGCTACGTCTACCGGGGCAGGGCTATTCCCACGCTGAAGGGGCAGTACGTGTTTGCCGACTTCGCCACGGGCACGGTCTGGGCCGCGCCCACCGGGGGCAAGAGCTGGGATAAGGCAGCGCTGGGCAAGGTCAGCAACCCCAGCACCTTCGGCGAGGACGAGGCAGGCGAGGTCTATGTGGCCGAATACGGAAGCGGGCGGATTCTGAAACTGGCCGGGAAATAA